In Virgibacillus sp. NKC19-16, a single genomic region encodes these proteins:
- the flgG gene encoding flagellar basal body rod protein FlgG, which produces MLRSMYAGISGMKGFQTKLDVIGNNIANVNTSGFKKGRVTFQDMMSQTTSGASGPTGNRGGVNPAQVGLGSQLGSIDNIHTQGFSQTTNNPLDLQLQGDGMFILETPDGQAYTRAGNFYLDADDNIVDSDGNYLVDVDGDAPITIDEGATSISVEQDGTITFVDGNNEPQEAGQIGIAIFSNPEGLEKDGGNVYTNTNNAGLVGIMEPEVDGAATIVSGALEMSNVDLAEEFTEMITAQRGFQANTRIITTSDEILQELVNLKR; this is translated from the coding sequence ATGTTACGTTCCATGTATGCAGGTATATCAGGAATGAAAGGTTTTCAAACAAAATTGGATGTTATCGGTAATAATATTGCCAATGTGAATACATCAGGCTTTAAGAAAGGCCGTGTGACATTTCAGGATATGATGAGTCAAACGACATCAGGTGCATCAGGCCCAACGGGTAACCGTGGTGGCGTCAATCCTGCTCAGGTTGGATTGGGGTCGCAATTAGGTTCCATCGATAATATCCATACACAGGGGTTTAGTCAAACGACGAACAACCCGCTCGATCTTCAATTACAAGGGGATGGGATGTTCATCCTTGAAACTCCGGATGGGCAAGCGTACACGCGCGCGGGAAATTTTTATCTGGATGCGGATGATAATATCGTCGATTCTGATGGGAATTATTTAGTAGACGTTGACGGGGACGCTCCAATAACTATTGATGAAGGGGCGACAAGCATCAGTGTTGAACAGGATGGTACCATTACGTTTGTTGACGGTAATAATGAACCGCAGGAAGCTGGGCAAATCGGTATTGCTATTTTTTCCAATCCTGAAGGTCTTGAAAAAGATGGCGGTAATGTTTATACAAATACAAATAATGCCGGATTAGTTGGCATAATGGAACCCGAAGTGGATGGCGCCGCGACAATCGTCAGTGGAGCTTTGGAAATGTCCAATGTTGACCTTGCTGAAGAATTCACAGAAATGATTACGGCACAACGTGGTTTTCAGGCCAACACCAGAATCATCACAACATCAGATGAAATTCTACAGGAGCTCGTTAATCTAAAACGGTAA
- a CDS encoding response regulator, producing MADRILIVDDAAFMRMMIKDILIKNGFHVVGEAEDGLEAVEKYKELTPDLVTMDITMPEMDGITALKQILEVNSGAKIIMCSAMGQQAMVIDAIQAGAKDFIVKPFQSDRVIEAIQKALN from the coding sequence ATGGCAGATCGTATTTTAATTGTAGATGATGCAGCATTTATGCGAATGATGATTAAAGATATTCTTATTAAAAATGGATTCCATGTAGTTGGGGAAGCAGAAGATGGTTTAGAAGCGGTGGAGAAATATAAAGAACTTACGCCTGATCTTGTAACCATGGATATTACAATGCCTGAAATGGACGGGATAACAGCATTAAAACAAATCTTAGAAGTAAACAGTGGAGCAAAGATAATTATGTGTTCAGCAATGGGACAGCAAGCAATGGTAATTGATGCTATTCAAGCTGGGGCTAAGGATTTTATTGTTAAACCATTTCAATCTGACCGGGTAATTGAAGCAATACAAAAGGCCTTAAATTAA
- the fliJ gene encoding flagellar export protein FliJ, which yields MAETITLSKLLHVYENERKDAQRAYHHALAFFEDIATQLYTLLRKKEDAETLYDNSLPITVPLEKIKGQVAYIERLNHQILRLQQQVQHARSDMHSKQLKLTDAHVEVKKYEKIIDTRIKSEKEVEAKREKASMDEISIQQFLSHKNR from the coding sequence ATGGCTGAGACAATTACCTTATCCAAACTATTACATGTCTATGAAAATGAAAGAAAAGATGCACAAAGAGCATATCACCATGCTCTAGCTTTTTTTGAGGACATAGCAACACAACTTTATACATTACTAAGAAAAAAAGAAGATGCAGAAACATTATATGATAATAGTCTTCCAATCACGGTACCACTCGAGAAAATCAAAGGACAAGTTGCCTATATTGAACGACTTAATCATCAAATTCTGAGATTACAGCAACAAGTACAGCATGCAAGATCAGATATGCACTCAAAGCAATTAAAATTAACAGATGCGCACGTAGAAGTTAAAAAATACGAAAAAATCATCGATACCCGTATAAAGTCGGAGAAAGAAGTGGAAGCCAAGCGAGAAAAAGCTTCGATGGATGAGATTTCAATTCAACAATTCTTAAGCCATAAAAACAGGTGA
- the fliH gene encoding flagellar assembly protein FliH, protein MSSHLNEHRVIEIKPIQFSKKTRDECLKQENNLQDEINKAKDQLQSLYDQKELLLHETKVQIEKEKRDWEDEKQQYIERSKEEGYKAGFLQGEEASLAKYQHIVDKANTMTDEAIRDYHSTIDKSEEAILDLAIHIAENIMKQKLTDEPNSFLSIVKAAIKELKDQSVISIYLHPTNYEYVLKQKDELVIILENEIKLAIYVNEDIQENGCLIKYPYGQIDAGIDTQLKQIRNVLHEITTETK, encoded by the coding sequence TTGTCTAGTCATCTAAACGAACATAGAGTAATCGAAATCAAGCCGATCCAATTTTCGAAAAAAACACGAGATGAATGCCTGAAACAAGAAAATAACCTGCAGGATGAGATAAATAAAGCAAAAGACCAACTTCAAAGCCTATACGATCAAAAAGAGTTGCTTCTACATGAAACAAAAGTACAGATTGAAAAAGAAAAAAGAGATTGGGAAGACGAAAAGCAGCAATATATCGAAAGGTCAAAGGAAGAAGGTTATAAAGCAGGGTTTTTACAAGGTGAAGAAGCGAGTCTGGCGAAATATCAGCATATAGTAGACAAGGCCAATACGATGACAGATGAAGCGATCAGAGATTATCATTCTACGATTGACAAAAGTGAAGAGGCCATTTTGGATTTAGCCATACATATAGCAGAAAACATTATGAAACAAAAGCTAACAGACGAGCCCAATTCCTTTTTATCAATAGTAAAAGCTGCTATTAAAGAATTGAAAGATCAATCTGTTATCTCTATCTACTTACATCCAACGAACTATGAATATGTTCTTAAGCAAAAGGATGAATTAGTAATCATTTTGGAAAATGAAATAAAACTAGCGATTTATGTAAATGAAGACATCCAAGAGAATGGCTGCCTAATCAAATATCCTTATGGCCAAATAGATGCTGGTATTGATACACAGCTCAAGCAGATTCGCAACGTATTACATGAAATAACAACGGAGACGAAATAA
- a CDS encoding TIGR02530 family flagellar biosynthesis protein: protein MDHPIHQLQQHHKVQMPTVKKQSAGQSSDIYFREILADKQNLKISKHAQQRMNERNIYLNESQWSAITEKMDEAKGKGVTDSLVLTNDAALLVSTKNNTIVTALNREEATSRIFTNINGAIVINE from the coding sequence ATGGATCACCCTATTCACCAGCTACAGCAACACCATAAAGTACAAATGCCTACGGTAAAAAAACAAAGTGCGGGGCAATCGTCAGACATTTACTTTCGAGAAATTTTAGCTGATAAACAAAATCTAAAAATCAGTAAGCATGCACAACAGCGTATGAATGAGCGAAATATTTATCTAAATGAAAGTCAGTGGAGCGCTATTACAGAAAAAATGGATGAAGCAAAAGGGAAAGGTGTAACGGATTCATTGGTACTTACAAACGATGCTGCATTATTAGTAAGCACAAAAAATAACACCATAGTAACAGCATTGAATCGTGAAGAAGCTACAAGTAGAATTTTCACCAATATTAACGGAGCGATTGTAATTAATGAATAG
- a CDS encoding flagellar hook-length control protein FliK produces MNAIGMPFQQIEAPKTIQVGSKQIKTEENTSSFQALLKDEKTTPLSIMDHVLRNNQTDEQRINMENASASIYNMIAGTNESENVSLSKKIGNEVDIKNMILEQWTTLGSVNTEQIGPEVITAIEKVDIELFSKFETLISQIENKQDIKKVAPKILELLEHWTTFEKKTSGDLSALSSLKSEGTKALAVWRELVQSFQKWDQIAAKHQYNNNAKVTSTDVAKWIGSALENQVTSDRPAGQQSFSTASITNMPVTRLEQYVIHVNQTKAWQPVDKQLIEQFQKITQSSKFSVMPNGTKQLSMVFRPDNLGEIMVRLVQVNGEMTAKILVSSQAAKEILESNIGQLRNMFSPTQVVIEKQELTAQQEQDLNKDEQEEQLTDQEQRQSQDSDQGDKQHSGEDFKTQFQELLMSEKV; encoded by the coding sequence ATGAATGCAATCGGAATGCCTTTTCAACAAATAGAAGCACCTAAAACAATTCAAGTCGGTTCGAAGCAGATTAAAACAGAAGAAAATACATCATCATTTCAAGCATTATTAAAAGATGAAAAAACCACACCATTATCCATTATGGATCACGTTTTACGAAACAACCAAACAGATGAGCAACGGATAAATATGGAAAACGCCTCTGCAAGCATTTACAATATGATAGCTGGAACAAATGAATCGGAAAATGTAAGCCTCTCGAAGAAAATTGGAAATGAAGTAGATATTAAAAATATGATTCTAGAGCAGTGGACCACCTTAGGCAGTGTGAATACCGAGCAAATAGGGCCTGAGGTCATAACAGCTATTGAGAAAGTGGATATCGAACTTTTTAGTAAGTTTGAAACACTTATATCTCAAATTGAAAATAAGCAGGATATAAAAAAAGTAGCACCTAAAATACTCGAACTGCTAGAGCACTGGACAACTTTTGAAAAAAAGACGAGTGGTGATTTGAGTGCTTTATCTTCACTGAAAAGTGAGGGAACAAAAGCGTTAGCAGTATGGAGAGAATTAGTACAATCCTTTCAAAAATGGGACCAAATAGCGGCTAAACATCAATATAATAATAATGCTAAAGTAACGAGCACAGATGTGGCAAAGTGGATTGGCAGTGCCTTGGAAAATCAAGTTACAAGTGATAGACCAGCAGGACAACAAAGCTTTTCAACAGCTAGTATTACGAACATGCCTGTTACCAGACTTGAACAATATGTGATCCATGTTAATCAAACCAAAGCTTGGCAACCGGTTGATAAACAATTGATAGAACAGTTTCAAAAGATTACGCAATCAAGTAAATTTTCAGTGATGCCAAATGGAACGAAGCAATTATCCATGGTATTTCGGCCTGATAATTTAGGGGAAATAATGGTGCGTCTCGTGCAGGTTAATGGGGAAATGACTGCGAAGATTCTTGTCAGCTCTCAAGCAGCAAAAGAAATACTTGAATCCAACATAGGTCAATTAAGGAATATGTTTTCACCCACACAGGTCGTTATTGAAAAACAGGAATTAACTGCACAGCAAGAACAAGATTTAAATAAGGACGAGCAAGAAGAACAGCTGACAGACCAGGAACAGAGACAATCACAGGATTCAGATCAAGGGGATAAGCAGCATTCCGGGGAAGACTTTAAGACACAGTTTCAGGAATTATTAATGAGTGAGAAAGTGTAG
- a CDS encoding magnesium transporter MgtE N-terminal domain-containing protein — MVKQKREERKKMNPILGFLFAVVIPIIVAVTLAIIIFAAAGVNVMDWAKEKGSAIPVISSFITTPEEENIQRESEQVQAEIERKDTEIEELNQTVNDLESTIEQMEQEIVKLENNTNVDSNEENEQEAPEGERDTVKTVSNSFTDMDKEQAALIVADLEEETAISILQEVSDEVRGEILEEMEPETAASLTQLLIDSDN, encoded by the coding sequence ATGGTAAAACAGAAGAGGGAAGAAAGGAAGAAAATGAACCCGATTTTGGGGTTTCTTTTCGCCGTTGTGATTCCAATCATAGTGGCGGTAACACTCGCAATTATTATATTTGCTGCTGCCGGTGTAAATGTTATGGATTGGGCGAAGGAAAAAGGGAGTGCTATTCCTGTTATATCTTCTTTCATTACAACACCGGAGGAGGAAAATATACAACGCGAAAGTGAACAAGTGCAAGCAGAAATAGAACGTAAAGATACAGAAATTGAGGAATTAAATCAGACTGTTAATGACCTGGAATCTACGATAGAACAAATGGAACAGGAAATAGTTAAATTGGAAAACAACACAAACGTTGATTCCAACGAGGAAAATGAGCAAGAAGCACCAGAAGGAGAAAGGGATACAGTTAAAACAGTTTCCAATTCCTTTACAGATATGGATAAAGAACAAGCTGCTTTAATTGTGGCAGACTTGGAGGAGGAAACAGCCATATCTATTTTACAAGAAGTATCTGACGAAGTTCGAGGGGAAATTTTGGAGGAAATGGAACCTGAAACTGCAGCATCATTAACACAATTATTGATCGATAGTGATAATTGA
- the fliM gene encoding flagellar motor switch protein FliM produces MDEVLSQNEIDALLSAITTGEMDAEELKKEEQERKVRVYDFKRALRFSKDQIRSISRIHENYARLLTTFFSAQLRTYVNISVASVDQVPYEEFIRSIPKLTVLNIYSVSPLDGRLIMEVNPNIAYAMLDRILGGKGSSVHKIDSLTEIETILLSQLFEKAVVNLQEAWASIVEIDPILEEFEMNPQFLQMVSPNETVVVVSLNTTIGETSGMINICIPHIILEPIISKLSVHYWMQTTTKNRDLDAYEKMTKNLQYAKIEAKASLGETDITIQQFLNLNKDDVIALNQPIEDPLTLAINNKHKFYVQPGKSKNKMAMQVLEEIKGVNEIDE; encoded by the coding sequence ATGGATGAGGTACTTTCGCAAAATGAAATTGATGCACTTTTGTCTGCAATAACTACAGGTGAAATGGATGCAGAAGAATTGAAAAAAGAAGAACAGGAAAGAAAGGTTCGTGTTTATGATTTCAAACGGGCATTGCGCTTTTCAAAAGATCAAATTCGGAGTATATCGAGAATCCACGAAAATTACGCTCGTTTATTGACAACTTTTTTCTCGGCACAGTTAAGAACATATGTGAATATTTCCGTTGCTTCTGTAGATCAAGTGCCATACGAAGAATTTATCCGCTCCATCCCTAAATTAACTGTATTAAATATATATAGTGTTTCTCCGCTTGATGGGAGGTTAATTATGGAGGTAAACCCCAATATTGCTTATGCAATGCTTGATCGCATACTTGGAGGAAAAGGAAGCAGCGTACATAAGATTGATAGTTTAACAGAAATTGAAACAATACTATTGTCACAGCTTTTTGAGAAAGCAGTTGTTAATCTCCAAGAGGCTTGGGCCTCAATCGTGGAAATTGATCCCATTCTTGAAGAATTTGAAATGAATCCGCAATTCCTTCAGATGGTATCTCCAAATGAAACGGTAGTTGTTGTCTCCCTAAATACAACAATTGGAGAAACCAGTGGGATGATTAATATATGTATTCCGCATATTATACTAGAACCTATCATTTCCAAGCTATCTGTTCATTACTGGATGCAAACAACGACGAAAAATAGAGATTTGGATGCATATGAAAAAATGACCAAAAATCTCCAGTATGCAAAAATCGAGGCTAAAGCCAGTCTGGGTGAGACGGATATTACGATTCAACAATTTTTAAATTTGAACAAAGATGATGTAATAGCTTTAAATCAACCAATTGAAGATCCACTTACATTGGCAATTAATAATAAGCATAAGTTTTATGTCCAGCCTGGTAAATCTAAAAATAAAATGGCGATGCAAGTATTGGAAGAAATTAAAGGGGTGAATGAGATTGACGAATGA
- the fliG gene encoding flagellar motor switch protein FliG yields MAKQKETLSGKQKAAILLISLGPDVSAQVYKHLTEEEIEKLSLEISSVKKVNSHLKDDVLDQFHQIALAQDYISQGGIGYAKTVLEKAFGTEEAETIINRLTSSLQVRPFDFARKADPQQVFNFIQSEHPQTIALILSYLDAEQSGQILSELPQKMQADVAKRIATMDSTSPEIISQVEQVLERNISSSLTEDYTQTGGIQAVVEVLNGVDRGTERTILDDLETQDPELAEEIKKRMFVFEDIVILDNRAIQRVIRDVDHEDLRLSLKVASDEVKDIVFKNMSSRMVETFKEEMEYMGPVRLRDVEEAQTRIVAVIRRLEDVGEIIIARGGGDDIIV; encoded by the coding sequence ATGGCAAAACAAAAAGAAACATTATCAGGCAAACAAAAGGCAGCTATTCTATTAATCTCCCTAGGTCCTGATGTATCTGCGCAAGTGTATAAGCATTTAACAGAAGAAGAAATTGAAAAATTAAGTTTAGAGATTTCTTCTGTTAAAAAAGTGAACTCGCATTTGAAAGACGATGTTCTTGATCAGTTTCATCAAATCGCTCTTGCTCAAGATTATATTTCACAAGGCGGGATTGGTTATGCGAAAACAGTACTGGAAAAAGCATTCGGCACGGAGGAAGCCGAAACCATTATCAATCGCCTTACATCCTCCCTGCAAGTAAGGCCGTTCGACTTTGCTAGAAAAGCCGATCCACAACAGGTATTTAATTTCATTCAAAGTGAACATCCGCAAACAATTGCACTGATTTTATCCTATCTCGATGCGGAACAATCCGGTCAAATATTATCCGAATTACCCCAGAAAATGCAAGCAGATGTTGCAAAACGTATTGCAACGATGGACTCTACTTCGCCGGAAATTATTAGTCAGGTAGAGCAGGTCTTGGAACGAAATATTTCATCATCTTTAACAGAGGATTATACACAAACTGGTGGCATTCAAGCGGTTGTTGAGGTGTTAAATGGTGTGGATCGAGGTACAGAGCGGACAATACTGGATGATTTAGAAACACAAGACCCTGAACTGGCTGAGGAGATTAAGAAACGCATGTTTGTTTTCGAGGATATCGTCATATTGGATAACCGGGCCATACAGCGTGTTATTCGAGATGTGGATCACGAAGATCTAAGACTGTCACTCAAAGTTGCTAGTGATGAAGTGAAAGATATTGTTTTTAAAAATATGTCTAGTCGTATGGTTGAAACATTTAAAGAAGAAATGGAATACATGGGTCCTGTCAGACTAAGGGATGTCGAAGAAGCTCAGACCAGAATTGTTGCAGTAATACGTAGGCTTGAAGATGTTGGAGAAATAATTATAGCCCGTGGTGGAGGTGATGATATTATTGTCTAG
- the fliY gene encoding flagellar motor switch phosphatase FliY: MTNDGMLSQDEIDALLKVSAEENVGDIYDLSSLEEDTLGEIGNISFGSSATTLSMLLNQKVEITTPHVSIVQKKEVEQEHTFESVRILVHYTKGLIGKNVFIMKKEDAAVISDILLGGDGTSPENELNDIHLSAIQEAMNQMMGAAATSMSTVFNKKVDITPPSITNKENAASFIEEEAYVKVSFQLRVGNLIDSRIMQLIPFHFAKELVDQVLNQETENETEVKIESPEKQNESGMQRDQPIEENNTSVQYLGNAMDQNNATIQEATFSEFNQVELNKTEQRNLDMLLDIPLKVTVELGRTKRNIKDILDLAPGSIVELDKLAGEPVDILVNEKLVARGEVVVIDENFGVRVSDVISQTDRLMKLK, from the coding sequence TTGACGAATGACGGGATGCTTTCACAAGATGAAATAGATGCGCTCTTGAAAGTAAGTGCAGAAGAAAATGTCGGTGATATATACGATCTATCGAGTTTGGAAGAGGATACACTGGGTGAAATCGGAAATATCTCATTTGGCAGTTCTGCTACGACACTTTCGATGTTGCTTAACCAAAAAGTTGAAATTACAACACCACATGTATCCATTGTTCAGAAAAAAGAAGTGGAGCAGGAACATACATTTGAATCTGTACGTATACTTGTTCATTATACAAAAGGACTTATCGGCAAAAATGTATTTATTATGAAGAAAGAGGATGCCGCGGTAATTTCTGATATTCTGTTGGGTGGCGATGGCACATCTCCTGAGAATGAGCTAAATGACATTCATTTAAGTGCTATTCAGGAAGCAATGAATCAAATGATGGGAGCAGCAGCAACAAGCATGTCGACTGTTTTTAATAAAAAGGTCGATATAACCCCACCATCCATTACAAATAAAGAAAATGCTGCATCTTTTATTGAAGAAGAGGCTTATGTCAAGGTTTCTTTCCAATTAAGGGTTGGCAACTTAATAGATTCCAGAATCATGCAATTGATTCCTTTTCACTTTGCTAAAGAACTTGTGGATCAAGTACTGAATCAGGAAACAGAGAACGAAACAGAAGTCAAAATCGAATCGCCAGAAAAACAAAACGAATCTGGCATGCAGCGTGATCAACCAATCGAGGAAAACAATACGTCTGTGCAATATTTAGGAAATGCCATGGATCAAAATAATGCAACGATTCAAGAGGCAACATTCTCTGAGTTTAACCAAGTGGAATTAAATAAAACAGAACAACGGAATTTAGATATGCTTTTAGATATACCATTGAAGGTTACTGTTGAACTTGGACGCACAAAACGAAATATTAAGGATATATTGGATTTAGCACCGGGTTCCATTGTTGAACTTGATAAATTGGCAGGGGAACCTGTAGATATTCTAGTCAATGAAAAGTTAGTGGCTAGAGGAGAAGTTGTTGTCATTGATGAGAATTTTGGTGTCCGCGTATCGGATGTAATCAGCCAAACCGATCGTTTGATGAAACTGAAATAA
- the fliL gene encoding flagellar basal body-associated protein FliL produces the protein MNRLVKVMLTSLATIFVGATITLVVVLYTTNDTNAGESESIDTIVEHSYESPEITTDLQDGSFVRIQFQILTDGEAAKEEISKRDFQISNILIKELAKMNKDDFKSGLAELEDVVKSKLNEVLIEGAVTDVYTINKILQ, from the coding sequence GTGAATAGATTGGTCAAGGTAATGCTAACCTCCTTAGCAACAATATTCGTAGGGGCTACTATAACATTAGTAGTAGTGTTGTATACGACAAATGATACAAATGCTGGAGAATCCGAATCAATCGATACTATTGTGGAGCATTCCTATGAGTCTCCTGAAATAACCACTGACCTCCAGGATGGCAGCTTCGTACGTATACAATTCCAAATCTTAACAGATGGAGAAGCGGCAAAAGAAGAAATTAGCAAAAGAGACTTTCAAATAAGTAACATTTTAATTAAAGAGCTCGCAAAAATGAACAAGGATGATTTCAAGTCAGGGTTAGCTGAATTGGAAGATGTTGTAAAGTCAAAGCTGAATGAAGTCTTGATAGAAGGCGCTGTAACAGATGTCTATACAATAAACAAAATCCTGCAATAG
- a CDS encoding flagellar FlbD family protein: MIQLTRLNSEPFTLNAIMIEQIQTLPDTTITLTSGKKIVVKNSESEVIALITDYYRKIGIEGTLKEAGETSE; the protein is encoded by the coding sequence ATGATTCAATTAACTCGTTTAAATTCAGAACCATTTACACTAAACGCTATTATGATTGAACAAATTCAAACACTACCGGATACAACGATTACGTTAACAAGCGGCAAGAAGATTGTTGTGAAAAATTCGGAGTCTGAAGTAATTGCGTTAATCACGGATTATTACCGAAAAATTGGTATAGAAGGAACGCTTAAAGAGGCGGGTGAGACAAGTGAATAG
- the flgD gene encoding flagellar hook assembly protein FlgD yields MTTIDPSLYLHNQATTRTPSAELGKNEFLQILMTQLQNQDPTKPMDDTEFISQLATFSQLEQSMNMANSIEQLVQNQFISPVIQNSHMIDKEVSYQAYDKETGDKLDIESSSVVAVSQYEGHAVLELDNGEGIYADAVLQINKPTAEGRDDNVIDPLPKGSE; encoded by the coding sequence ATGACAACGATCGATCCAAGTTTATACTTGCATAATCAGGCAACAACCCGCACTCCAAGTGCAGAACTTGGGAAGAATGAATTTTTGCAAATATTGATGACGCAGCTACAAAATCAAGATCCGACAAAGCCAATGGACGATACGGAATTCATATCTCAATTGGCCACATTTTCTCAATTGGAACAAAGTATGAATATGGCAAATTCAATTGAACAACTTGTGCAAAATCAATTTATATCTCCAGTAATCCAAAACAGCCATATGATAGATAAAGAGGTTTCTTATCAAGCTTATGATAAGGAAACAGGCGATAAACTGGATATTGAAAGTAGTAGTGTAGTTGCAGTCAGTCAGTATGAAGGTCACGCTGTATTAGAGCTGGATAATGGTGAGGGTATCTATGCCGATGCAGTTTTACAAATTAATAAACCAACTGCTGAGGGTAGGGATGATAATGTAATAGATCCTCTTCCTAAAGGAAGTGAATGA
- the fliI gene encoding flagellar protein export ATPase FliI, with translation MDTTHYHAAIEQADTYKRYGKVLRVVGLMIESLGPVANIGEVCYIHASSTNRAPILSEVVGFNNEKLLLMPYGEVAEIGSGCLVESTGKALTVKIGRGLIGKVVDSLGSSLDQSLLPTGLSNHLTEIAPPNPMLRPRISEAIQVGVKAIDSMLTVGKGQRIGIFAGSGVGKSTLLGMIARNSNADIHVIALIGERGREVREFIEKDLGEEGLKKSIVVVATSDQPALMRIKGAYTATAISEYFRDLGYHVNLMMDSVTRVAMAQREVGLATGEPPTTKGYTPSVFAALPKLLERTGTNEHGAITAFYTVLVDGDDMNEPIADTVRGILDGHFVMDRKLAEQGQYPAINVLKSISRVMNQITGSEHQKIATGIRSLMATYEEHSELINIGAYKRGTDKEIDKAIAYHPKIQAFLRQDVFEYRTFVETIEMMKALLHGGTK, from the coding sequence ATGGATACAACACATTATCATGCTGCAATTGAACAGGCAGATACATATAAGCGGTACGGGAAAGTACTAAGAGTGGTAGGGCTAATGATTGAATCCCTTGGTCCCGTAGCAAACATTGGAGAGGTATGCTATATCCATGCATCATCAACGAATAGAGCTCCAATACTCTCAGAGGTTGTCGGTTTTAATAATGAGAAACTTTTACTCATGCCTTACGGGGAAGTGGCGGAAATAGGATCGGGCTGTTTGGTGGAATCTACCGGCAAGGCGTTAACAGTTAAAATTGGACGAGGCTTAATAGGTAAAGTAGTAGATTCGTTAGGGAGTAGCCTTGATCAATCATTATTACCAACAGGGCTATCAAATCATTTAACTGAAATCGCACCGCCTAATCCCATGTTGCGTCCCCGTATTTCCGAGGCGATACAAGTAGGTGTAAAGGCAATTGATTCCATGTTAACAGTTGGAAAAGGCCAACGGATCGGAATTTTTGCAGGGAGCGGTGTTGGAAAAAGCACCTTACTTGGTATGATTGCCCGAAATAGTAATGCTGATATTCATGTTATTGCATTAATTGGCGAACGCGGCAGGGAAGTCAGGGAATTCATCGAGAAAGATCTTGGCGAAGAAGGATTGAAAAAATCAATCGTTGTTGTTGCTACTTCCGATCAGCCTGCCTTGATGCGTATAAAAGGTGCTTACACTGCAACTGCAATTAGTGAATATTTTCGTGATTTGGGATACCATGTAAATTTAATGATGGATTCGGTAACAAGGGTTGCGATGGCACAAAGAGAAGTAGGTCTTGCAACAGGTGAACCTCCAACAACAAAAGGCTACACACCATCTGTCTTTGCTGCTTTGCCTAAATTACTGGAGCGTACGGGTACCAATGAACATGGTGCCATCACCGCGTTTTATACGGTATTGGTTGATGGTGATGATATGAATGAACCAATAGCTGATACGGTTCGAGGGATTTTAGATGGTCATTTTGTAATGGATCGAAAATTAGCAGAGCAAGGCCAATATCCTGCTATAAATGTGTTAAAGTCCATCAGTCGAGTGATGAATCAGATAACAGGCAGCGAGCATCAGAAAATTGCTACCGGGATTCGTTCCCTAATGGCTACATATGAGGAACACAGTGAATTGATTAACATAGGAGCATATAAGCGCGGTACTGATAAGGAAATAGATAAGGCTATTGCTTACCACCCAAAAATCCAAGCATTTTTAAGACAGGATGTTTTCGAATATAGAACGTTTGTTGAAACGATAGAAATGATGAAGGCGCTGCTTCATGGAGGTACAAAATAA